A genomic segment from Nematostella vectensis chromosome 6, jaNemVect1.1, whole genome shotgun sequence encodes:
- the LOC5521027 gene encoding D(2) dopamine receptor — MDLHPDQNFSLLMNNTVSEELDRCSVRPSVTNLVLTVVLSIICAVAFFGNAAVLVTVACYRCLHSATYILLVSLATADLLVSVFSMPWRIHQTVRNNHWCLGMELCAFWIWIDSFACCASITNLAAVGVERFVAIKSPLRYHSLMNNGNGFRIVCFVWLYSIIWASLGNLNWSNPGNAVFKTTSICGKNDPIYYTVVAIFAFYMPLLIVILTYSYLTHIARVHAKALQNLVSPEPCRPRSSTLTRDRIATFKREIKATKMIAGVVGAFFICWFPFFVLVLKSLWSPSVIHPVIAEFNSVLFVTILPNLNSALNPFIYIAFTRELRQAALRLLRRVQIAVLCKRDENANQLWARPIRSSNKARAMSAKTVECKL, encoded by the coding sequence ATGGACCTCCATCCGGACCAGAACTTCAGCTTACTCATGAACAACACAGTGAGTGAAGAGCTCGATCGCTGCAGCGTACGGCCAAGCGTCACGAACCTCGTGTTGACTGTTGTTCTGAGCATCATATGCGCCGTGGCGTTTTTTGGTAATGCCGCGGTTCTAGTAACAGTGGCGTGCTACCGATGTCTTCACAGCGCTACGTACATCCTCCTTGTGTCGCTTGCAACTGCGGATTTGCTCGTGTCGGTGTTCTCGATGCCCTGGCGCATCCACCAGACGGTGAGAAACAACCACTGGTGTCTGGGAATGGAACTGTGTGCTTTTTGGATATGGATCGACTCGTTCGCGTGTTGTGCCTCCATAACGAACCTCGCTGCGGTGGGTGTTGAGCGCTTTGTGGCGATCAAGTCCCCATTGAGGTATCATTCATTGATGAATAACGGCAATGGCTTTCGGATTGTTTGCTTTGTTTGGCTTTACTCTATAATCTGGGCGTCGCTAGGAAATCTTAACTGGAGCAACCCAGGGAACGCGGTGTtcaaaacaactagcatttgCGGAAAAAACGACCCGATTTACTATACAGTAGTTGCAATATTTGCATTCTATATGCCTCTCCTTATAGTAATTCTTACCTATTCCTACCTAACCCACATTGCCCGAGTCCACGCGAAGGCCTTGCAGAACCTAGTCTCTCCAGAGCCGTGCCGGCCTCGTTCTTCCACTCTGACTCGAGATCGTATAGCAACATTCAAACGTGAGATTAAAGCTACTAAGATGATAGCGGGCGTAGTGGGCGCTTTCTTTATATGCTGGTTTCCATTCTTTGTACTTGTACTGAAAAGTCTTTGGTCTCCGTCCGTCATTCATCCCGTAATAGCAGAATTCAACAGCGTTCTCTTTGTTACCATTTTGCCGAACTTGAATTCAGCTTTAAATCCATTCATATATATTGCGTTTACACGCGAGCTGAGACAAGCCGCTCTAAGGCTACTAAGACGCGTCCAGATTGCCGTACTGTGCAAGCGAGATGAGAACGCGAATCAACTCTGGGCCCGTCCCATTCGCAGCTCGAACAAAGCAAGAGCGATGTCTGCAAAGACGGTTGAGTGTAAGTTGTGA